A window of Malania oleifera isolate guangnan ecotype guangnan chromosome 5, ASM2987363v1, whole genome shotgun sequence contains these coding sequences:
- the LOC131156585 gene encoding lysine histidine transporter-like 7: MGENTHVSVRIVPASPEIDRDQPIPPSAPSPNFYFPASPATRPDGTPLYGGPTQSPVPLITVTASDDSAFVAEKLGGNLNGPSEHGPESWLPITQSRKGNTMKAVFHIVSSGIGAQGLLLPLAFASLGWGWGVVCLAIAFAWQLYTIWLLVGLHESPYGPRYSRFLQLSIVAFGKKLGKLLAIFPVMYLSGGSSAMTVITGGGIMDLFFQAVCGDDAASCGGRLGGVERFLVFACAAFLLAQFLPNLNAAARVSAVGAVTAVAYYTLTWALFLHRGRDVDGSRSHASEVEKSNVAKVGDVANALGIIALCFRGHNVVLEIQGTLPSDAKRKSHKPMWRAVLISYTIVAMCLFPFAIVGHWAYGDMIPTSGIPTSGGLLSFFLQLQHNTKKSVMAAIIVLLVLMNNLTSIQIYAMVVFDNLEFRYISKKKRPCPWWLRRAFRALFGGLAFFVAVAFPFLGSLAPLIGGIVLPLTFVYPCFMWNSMKRPRDHNNKGMWALNLGLGLFGIILSIMLVAATAWNISDKGIHANFFKP, encoded by the exons ATGGGAGAAAATACCCACGTAAGCGTAAGAATAGTTCCAGCATCGCCGGAGATTGACCGGGATCAGCCCATTCCACCTTCAGCCCCGTCCCCCAATTTCTATTTTCCAGCCTCACCGGCCACCCGGCCAGACGGTACCCCTCTCTACGGCGGCCCGACGCAGAGTCCCGTCCCGCTTATCACCGTCACGGCCAGCGACGACAGTGCGTTCGTAGCAGAAAAATTGGGCGGAAATCTGAATGGGCCAAGTGAGCATGGGCCAGAGTCATGGCTACCCATCACCCAGTCCAGGAAAGGGAACACCATGAAAGCTGTCTTCCATATTGTATCTTCTGGGATTGGAGCTCAAGGCCTCTTGCTTCCCCTTGCATTCGCCTCTCTCGGATG GGGTTGGGGAGTGGTATGCTTGGCAATAGCGTTTGCGTGGCAGCTTTACACCATATGGCTTTTGGTGGGACTACATGAGAGCCCATATGGGCCCCGCTACAGCAGATTCCTCCAACTCTCTATTGTCGCCTTTG GTAAAAAGCTAGGGAAGCTCCTAGCCATATTCCCGGTGATGTACCTCTCGGGCGGAAGCTCCGCGATGACGGTCATCACCGGGGGCGGGATCATGGACCTCTTCTTCCAAGCCGTATGTGGCGATGACGCGGCCTCCTGCGGCGGACGGCTGGGAGGCGTCGAGCGGTTTCTAGTCTTCGCATGCGCCGCCTTTCTTCTGGCCCAGTTTCTTCCCAACCTGAACGCGGCGGCCAGGGTGTCAGCGGTGGGCGCGGTGACTGCCGTGGCTTACTACACGCTGACGTGGGCGTTGTTCCTCCATAGGGGTCGTGACGTGGATGGGTCACGGAGTCATGCGTCCGAGGTGGAAAAATCTAACGTGGCCAAGGTTGGTGACGTGGCCAACGCACTTGGGATTATTGCTCTTTGTTTTAGGGGCCACAACGTTGTTCTTGAGATACAG GGAACTCTGCCTTCAGATGCAAAACGAAAATCCCATAAGCCAATGTGGAGAGCAGTGTTGATATCATATACAATCGTAGCTATGTGTTTGTTTCCTTTTGCAATTGTGGGACACTGGGCCTATGGAGACATG ATACCAACAAGTGGGATTCCCACAAGCGGTGGGTTGCTGAGCTTCTTCCTACAACTCCAACATAATACAAAAAAGTCTGTGATGGCCGCCATAATAGTACTACTCGTACTTATGAATAACCTAACTTCAATCCAGATCTATGCCATGGTAGTGTTTGACAACTTGGAGTTCAGGTACATTAGCAAGAAGAAGCGACCATGCCCATGGTGGCTCCGCCGTGCTTTTCGAGCTCTCTTTGGAGGGCTCGCCTTCTTCGTGGCAGTGGCTTTCCCATTTTTAGGTAGCCTAGCTCCTCTAATAGGAGGCATTGTCTTACCATTGACATTTGTTTACCCATGTTTCATGTGGAATTCAATGAAGAGGCCAAGGGATCATAATAACAAGGGCATGTGGGCTCTAAACTTGGGTCTGGGTTTGTTCGGAATTATACTAAGCATTATGTTGGTTGCTGCAACTGCATGGAACATAAGTGACAAAGGCATACACGCCAACTTCTTCAAGCCCTGA